CGCGATCCGGCACTCGCGGCACTCGGCGTCTTCCCGGCAGTGCCGGGCGCAGACCGCGTCCGCGGGCAGCAGCAGGCGCTCGGCTTGGGGGTGCGCGAGCAGCGTGCGGGCCGCTTGCAGGTCGCCCTCCTCCACCGCCGCCAGGGAGGCGCCCACGCCGTGGCCGGCGGCGGCCAGCAGGGCGTTGCCGATCGCGCCGCCCGCGACCAGGCGGTCGGCCTGGCGCAGGAGGTTTTTCAGCACCCCCAGCTTGCTCTCCAGCTTGGCCCCCCCCACCACGGCGACCAGCGGCCGCCCGGGCGCCTCCAGGCACTGCGACAGCACTTGCAGTTCGCGCAGCAACAGCGGCCCCGCACAGGAGACCGGGGCGTATTTCACGATGCCGTACACGGAGGCATGCCGCCGGTGGCAGACGGCGAAGGCGTCGTTCACGAATACCTGGCACAGCGCCGCCATGCGCCGCGCCAGGTTGTCCTCGTTGTCGGTTTCGCCGGCCTCGAAGCGGACGTTTTCGCACAGCACCACCTCTCCGGGCGACGCCTCCGCCCCGTCCAGCCAGTCGCGCTGCAGGCGCACCGGGCACCCCAGCGACTTCGACAGCCGTTCCGCCACCGGGCGCAGGGAGAGGGCCTCGTCGTAACGGCCCGCCACCGGCCTGCCCAGATGCGACACCACCAGCACGCTCGCCCCCGCTTGCAGCACCTGGCGCAAGGTGGACAAGCTGGCCTGGATGCGGGCGTCGTTGCCGATCTGTCCGTCCGTTAGCGGCACGTTGTAGTCCTCGCGGATCAGCACCCGCTTGCCGGCCAGGTCCAGCCGGGAGAGCTCGAGCAGGGGGGAGAAGTCCGCTTCTCCAGTCGTGTCCGCCGCATCCATCGCCGGCATCGGCCTCAATCCGGCGCCCGCGCCCAGGCGCAGGCCACATCCAGCATCCGGTTGGCGAAACCCCACTCGTTGTCGTACCAGGCCACCACCTTGACCAGGCCGCCGCCCAGGATGCGGGTCATCGTGGCGTCGTAGATCGCGGAAGCCGGATTGTGGTTGAAATCCACGGACACCAGGGGCTCGTCGCAAAACTCCAGGACGCCGTCCAGAGGGCCGTTCGCCGCCTCGCGCATCAAAGAGTCTATCTCCTGGACGCTGGTCTCGCGCGCCGCCTGGAAGGTGAGGTCCACCATGGACACGTTCATTGTCGGCACCCGGGCCGCGTAGCCGTCCAGCCGGCCCGCGAGCTCCGGCAACACCAGTCCCACCGCCCTGGCGGCCCCGGTGCCGGTGAGGACGATGG
This is a stretch of genomic DNA from Gammaproteobacteria bacterium. It encodes these proteins:
- a CDS encoding phosphoglycerate kinase; protein product: MDAADTTGEADFSPLLELSRLDLAGKRVLIREDYNVPLTDGQIGNDARIQASLSTLRQVLQAGASVLVVSHLGRPVAGRYDEALSLRPVAERLSKSLGCPVRLQRDWLDGAEASPGEVVLCENVRFEAGETDNEDNLARRMAALCQVFVNDAFAVCHRRHASVYGIVKYAPVSCAGPLLLRELQVLSQCLEAPGRPLVAVVGGAKLESKLGVLKNLLRQADRLVAGGAIGNALLAAAGHGVGASLAAVEEGDLQAARTLLAHPQAERLLLPADAVCARHCREDAECRECRIAEVAADEIILDWGPRTRDQVGALLRQAGTILWSGPPGVFEMAPFSAGTRLVVEAIAQNREARSIAGGGNTLEALARFGAPDGVSFASTGGGAFLHFLERGSLPCVNMLMESARAWAAMERGREL